A window of the Clostridium sp. 'White wine YQ' genome harbors these coding sequences:
- the cobA gene encoding uroporphyrinogen-III C-methyltransferase — MGKVYLIGAGPGDEELITLKGKRKLEECTAVLYDRLVGSNILNFLNKDCEVYYCGKEPGCHYKTQDEINSMLVKLAKEGHIVGRIKGGDPYVFGRGGEEALELIKEGIEFQVIPGVTSAISVLGYGGIPITQRGMSQSFHVITGMSANTLKINWSSLAKENGTLVFLMGLENLNNIVHNLVQNGKAAQTPTAVIMRGTSSKQKKVVGTLEDIYEKTVEAGLKSPCIIVVGEVVKLNDELNWYEKLPLFGANICVTRSKEQATKIKNELKDLGAEVTELNSIEFKDMSYNLDQYKDQLKEYDHIVLTSVNAVNYFFDYLRNREYDLRNIKASFSVLGKATSKALKERGVFPDRIAKDFLSEGLFKVMEKDLKPNEKVLIPGSVQAKDYLSEEISKLGLHVDKVGIYETVQGDMKNIKAFEEVDIVLFTSPTTVNNLIKMMDVNEIKKKICIAIGPVTLEALKEKEIDALVCEEHSQDGLLNKITEVWRKMK; from the coding sequence ATGGGAAAAGTATATTTAATAGGGGCTGGGCCTGGAGATGAAGAATTAATTACTCTAAAAGGAAAAAGAAAGTTAGAAGAATGTACTGCGGTACTTTATGATAGACTCGTAGGAAGTAATATTTTAAACTTCTTAAATAAAGATTGTGAAGTTTATTATTGTGGTAAGGAGCCAGGATGTCATTATAAAACTCAAGATGAGATTAATAGCATGTTGGTTAAGTTAGCTAAAGAAGGGCATATTGTTGGAAGAATAAAAGGCGGAGATCCATATGTTTTTGGGCGTGGCGGAGAAGAAGCTTTAGAACTTATAAAAGAAGGTATTGAGTTTCAAGTAATACCAGGTGTTACATCTGCAATATCAGTGCTAGGCTATGGAGGAATACCTATAACTCAAAGAGGGATGTCTCAAAGTTTCCATGTTATTACTGGTATGTCAGCTAACACACTGAAAATTAATTGGAGTAGTTTAGCTAAAGAAAATGGTACTTTAGTATTTTTAATGGGACTAGAAAATCTAAATAATATTGTTCATAATCTTGTTCAAAATGGTAAAGCAGCTCAAACACCGACAGCTGTAATAATGAGGGGAACGTCATCCAAACAAAAGAAAGTTGTTGGAACCCTTGAAGATATTTATGAGAAGACTGTAGAAGCTGGATTAAAGTCTCCATGCATAATTGTAGTTGGAGAAGTTGTTAAGTTAAATGATGAGCTAAATTGGTATGAGAAGTTACCTCTTTTTGGGGCAAATATATGTGTTACTAGATCAAAGGAGCAAGCAACTAAAATTAAAAATGAGCTAAAAGATTTAGGGGCAGAGGTAACAGAATTAAATTCTATTGAATTTAAGGACATGTCCTATAATTTAGACCAATATAAGGATCAATTAAAAGAATATGATCATATTGTACTCACTTCTGTAAATGCAGTGAACTATTTCTTTGATTATTTAAGAAACAGAGAGTATGACCTAAGAAACATAAAAGCTAGCTTTAGCGTATTAGGTAAGGCTACCTCAAAAGCATTAAAAGAAAGAGGCGTGTTTCCTGATAGAATTGCCAAGGATTTTTTAAGCGAAGGGTTATTTAAGGTGATGGAAAAAGACTTAAAGCCTAATGAAAAGGTGCTTATACCAGGTTCTGTGCAAGCAAAGGATTATCTTTCTGAGGAAATAAGTAAATTAGGACTTCATGTAGATAAGGTAGGAATTTATGAAACAGTACAAGGGGATATGAAGAATATAAAGGCTTTTGAAGAAGTAGATATAGTGTTATTTACGAGTCCAACTACGGTGAATAATCTTATTAAAATGATGGATGTTAATGAGATAAAGAAGAAAATATGTATTGCAATTGGACCAGTAACACTTGAGGCTCTTAAGGAAAAAGAAATAGATGCATTAGTTTGTGAAGAGCATAGTCAAGACGGGCTGTTGAATAAAATAACTGAAGTATGGAGGAAAATGAAGTGA
- the hemA gene encoding glutamyl-tRNA reductase, whose protein sequence is MIQLLGISKNVSQEIREKFNIRSKKLKEEMLKLREFLNEVVIISTCNRTEIYFNCDNTEKEIIDILFNSLNWERELKKYIFHIKDEKVTKHIMELASGFHSKIVGEDQILGQIRDAYEMALEIKSINGPLQRLFQQAITCGKEFKNETKLYEIPVSYSSIAVNKAMDQGVKRFMVIGYGDMGSLAVKYILSHNIEKLYIVVRDKNSVLDIEDSRVEVINFQEKNYKLTEVECVISCTSAPHTVLKEHELDRDKEYLLFDLAIPRDIDESIGLRGNSELYDIDKIGLIDEENKQLRKERMESKRYVIEKHIGEFSEWYSLRQITPYIKKLKEAGNQVASDRITTYNNKFSTKNHKELASKLIKSTSDFYVNRAIEVLKEEKLKGCEEECLRIIEKIFMNVQN, encoded by the coding sequence ATGATTCAGTTATTAGGAATTTCTAAAAATGTATCTCAGGAGATAAGAGAAAAATTTAATATAAGAAGTAAGAAACTAAAAGAAGAAATGTTGAAACTTAGAGAATTTTTAAATGAAGTAGTAATAATTAGTACTTGTAATAGAACTGAAATATACTTTAATTGTGATAATACAGAAAAAGAGATAATAGATATATTATTTAATAGCCTAAATTGGGAGAGAGAACTTAAAAAATATATCTTTCATATAAAAGATGAGAAAGTAACTAAACATATTATGGAGTTAGCCAGTGGATTTCATTCTAAAATAGTGGGAGAAGATCAGATATTAGGACAGATTAGGGATGCTTATGAAATGGCATTAGAAATAAAAAGTATAAATGGACCACTTCAAAGATTATTTCAACAAGCTATTACTTGTGGAAAGGAATTTAAAAATGAAACAAAGTTATATGAAATCCCAGTATCATATTCATCAATTGCAGTTAATAAAGCGATGGATCAAGGTGTGAAAAGATTTATGGTAATTGGTTATGGAGATATGGGTTCATTAGCTGTGAAATATATTCTTTCACATAATATAGAGAAACTTTACATAGTTGTAAGAGATAAAAATTCAGTTTTAGATATAGAAGACTCAAGAGTTGAAGTTATTAACTTTCAGGAAAAAAATTATAAGCTTACGGAAGTGGAATGTGTAATAAGTTGTACTTCTGCACCTCATACTGTATTAAAGGAACATGAATTAGATAGGGATAAGGAGTACTTGTTATTTGATTTAGCTATTCCAAGAGATATTGATGAAAGTATAGGGCTAAGAGGAAATAGTGAACTTTATGACATTGATAAAATTGGTCTTATAGATGAAGAAAATAAGCAGCTTAGAAAAGAGAGAATGGAGTCAAAAAGATATGTTATCGAGAAGCATATAGGGGAATTTAGTGAGTGGTACTCATTAAGACAGATAACACCATATATAAAGAAACTAAAAGAAGCTGGAAATCAGGTAGCAAGTGATAGAATAACAACTTATAACAATAAATTTAGCACAAAAAATCATAAGGAGCTTGCAAGCAAACTTATTAAAAGCACTTCTGATTTCTATGTAAATAGAGCTATTGAAGTTTTAAAAGAGGAGAAGCTTAAAGGATGTGAGGAAGAATGTCTCAGAATAATAGAGAAGATATTTATGAATGTCCAGAATTAA
- a CDS encoding NAD(P)-dependent oxidoreductase: MSQNNREDIYECPELMFISLLTEKLKVGIIGAGKASFIKGKSFIESGCKVQILSKDFSDEVNSLKNKGVVLTRGEYNKEFIIDKHIIVIAVDDNEVAERIANDCDILSKIYIDCRNYRNGMAAMPVQGTLKNISFALNTKGGNPKAALMLKEAFKDNISEYDEFIRVINKIRERAKELTSYKREIIDFIATEDFRYMWQKKLGKEVLLLFFPQEIICKLLEDLI; the protein is encoded by the coding sequence ATGTCTCAGAATAATAGAGAAGATATTTATGAATGTCCAGAATTAATGTTTATTTCCTTATTAACAGAGAAACTAAAAGTTGGGATAATAGGAGCAGGAAAAGCATCATTCATTAAAGGAAAAAGCTTTATTGAATCTGGATGTAAAGTGCAAATTTTATCAAAAGATTTTTCGGATGAAGTAAATAGCCTTAAAAATAAAGGGGTAGTGCTTACTAGGGGAGAATATAACAAGGAGTTTATTATAGATAAACATATAATTGTTATTGCAGTTGATGATAATGAAGTGGCTGAGAGAATAGCAAATGATTGTGATATATTAAGTAAAATATATATTGATTGTAGAAATTATAGAAATGGAATGGCGGCTATGCCAGTGCAAGGAACGCTCAAAAATATATCCTTCGCCCTAAATACAAAAGGCGGGAATCCTAAAGCAGCGTTAATGCTTAAAGAAGCATTCAAAGATAATATATCTGAGTATGATGAATTTATTAGAGTAATAAATAAAATAAGGGAAAGAGCAAAGGAATTAACAAGTTATAAAAGAGAAATAATAGACTTTATAGCTACAGAAGATTTTAGATATATGTGGCAAAAAAAATTAGGAAAAGAGGTGCTTCTATTATTTTTTCCACAAGAAATAATATGTAAGTTACTGGAGGATTTGATATGA
- the cysD gene encoding sulfate adenylyltransferase subunit CysD: MDHLDRLEAESIYILREAYKHLGKLGMLWSIGKDSTVMLWLAQKAFFGNCPFPLIHVDTKYKIPEMIEFRDKVAKDYNLNLIVNTNHKAIEEGMGPEQGRLVCCKALKTDALNEITKREEFDGLIVGVRRDEEGSRSKERIFSERNAESEWDYTDQAPELWDQFKTDFKKGNHIRVHPILNWTEIDVWEYIKRENIPLIDLYFAKDGKRYRSLGCAPCTKPIESNATTIDEIIEELKNTKETERSGRAQDQEDAHALQKLRKSGYM, encoded by the coding sequence ATGGATCATTTAGACAGATTAGAGGCAGAAAGTATTTATATATTAAGAGAGGCCTACAAGCACCTGGGAAAATTAGGAATGCTTTGGTCTATAGGAAAAGATTCTACAGTAATGTTATGGTTAGCGCAAAAAGCATTTTTCGGAAACTGTCCATTTCCATTAATACATGTTGATACAAAATATAAAATTCCAGAAATGATTGAGTTTAGAGACAAGGTGGCTAAGGATTATAATCTAAACTTAATAGTTAATACAAACCATAAGGCGATAGAGGAAGGCATGGGACCAGAACAAGGTAGATTAGTTTGTTGTAAAGCTCTAAAAACAGATGCACTTAATGAAATTACAAAAAGAGAAGAATTTGATGGTCTTATAGTAGGGGTTAGAAGAGATGAGGAAGGTTCAAGATCTAAGGAAAGAATATTTAGTGAAAGAAATGCAGAATCAGAATGGGATTATACAGACCAGGCTCCAGAACTATGGGATCAATTTAAAACAGATTTCAAGAAGGGAAATCATATAAGAGTTCATCCAATATTAAACTGGACTGAAATTGATGTGTGGGAGTATATAAAAAGAGAAAATATTCCACTAATTGATTTGTATTTTGCAAAAGATGGTAAGAGGTATAGAAGCTTGGGATGTGCGCCATGTACAAAGCCTATAGAATCTAATGCAACAACTATTGATGAGATTATAGAAGAGCTTAAGAATACTAAAGAAACAGAAAGATCAGGTAGAGCACAGGATCAAGAAGATGCTCATGCATTACAAAAACTAAGAAAATCTGGATATATGTAG
- a CDS encoding ABC transporter permease produces MIWELVYKVGVDTLHIWKPYTFPSPIDVIKSIWSLIKDNTLGIAVVVSLKRLIEGYLVSLIIGLALGLLIVRYKYLDENFSALILGLQTLPSICWLPFAILWFGLNEKSIIFVIAVGSIFAIAMATEAGIKNVNPIYVKAASTMGAKGFKLYWNVVIPSALPSIVAGMKQGWSFAWRGLMAGEMLSATKGLGQVLMVGRDLADISQVMAVMVVIIVLGLTFDKFIFGKLEENIRYRCGLESK; encoded by the coding sequence ATGATTTGGGAGCTGGTTTATAAAGTAGGGGTAGATACACTACACATATGGAAACCATACACCTTCCCATCTCCAATAGATGTAATAAAGTCAATTTGGAGTTTGATTAAGGATAACACATTAGGAATTGCCGTTGTAGTTAGCTTGAAAAGGTTAATAGAGGGATATTTAGTTTCACTAATTATTGGACTTGCACTTGGACTGCTGATAGTAAGGTATAAATATTTAGATGAGAACTTTAGTGCATTGATATTGGGACTTCAAACCTTACCAAGTATTTGCTGGTTACCATTTGCTATACTTTGGTTTGGTTTAAATGAAAAATCTATTATATTTGTTATAGCAGTTGGATCAATATTTGCAATTGCAATGGCAACAGAAGCTGGTATTAAAAATGTTAATCCTATCTATGTTAAGGCTGCAAGCACCATGGGGGCTAAGGGCTTTAAATTATATTGGAATGTTGTTATTCCATCTGCTCTTCCATCAATAGTAGCAGGAATGAAACAAGGATGGTCCTTCGCATGGAGGGGGTTAATGGCAGGTGAAATGCTGTCAGCGACAAAAGGGTTAGGACAAGTGCTTATGGTTGGAAGAGATTTAGCCGATATAAGTCAAGTTATGGCCGTTATGGTGGTAATCATTGTACTTGGACTTACCTTTGATAAGTTTATCTTCGGTAAACTAGAAGAAAACATAAGATATAGATGTGGTTTAGAAAGCAAATAA
- a CDS encoding nitrite/sulfite reductase, with protein MEELKKVLLEEIVEFNKVGHKYLNGEITKSAFKKASGGMGVYAHRKGDEFMIRLRTPSGVISKDELKLIYNFSEKYKLPTIHLTTRQAIQLHGLNIDEICEIMKEALENDIYTRGAGGNFPRNVAISPLSGVEIGESFDVTPYALAVNKHFLRKINSYKLPRKLKVSFSNNNEDLSHATVVDQGFIAVNKDGREYFNVYIGGGIGRNSKLAVLAEELAHPKDVLYHVEAITRLFIAEGDYNNPAKARIRYILDRMGEDEFIKCYKHHLAEVKKEESLDLNVEAIEGNKVGQESNIEHPRLFPQKQKGLYSVYFHPIGGQLKRETLKALIDEIENIEEVQVRLSMTEGVFIRNLNSAEAEKVLKLTQGVGGESRIEQSVACIGVPTCQIGALNGQGTLKEIIDTFRKEGITKDILPSVHISGCLNSCGVHEIGEIGFSGKLKRVDNESLNVFEVHIGGALGVGKTKLGKYYGDIPEKEVPNFLLDIAKKIDGGNLDFYAWLENREEELNGIFEKYSV; from the coding sequence ATGGAAGAGTTGAAGAAAGTTCTTTTAGAGGAAATAGTTGAGTTTAATAAAGTAGGACACAAATATCTAAATGGCGAGATTACTAAGTCTGCATTTAAAAAAGCCTCAGGTGGAATGGGTGTATATGCTCATCGAAAAGGTGATGAGTTTATGATAAGGCTTAGAACTCCATCAGGTGTGATTTCAAAAGATGAGCTTAAATTAATATATAATTTTTCGGAAAAGTATAAGTTGCCTACAATTCATCTTACTACTAGACAAGCAATACAATTACATGGATTAAATATTGATGAAATTTGTGAAATTATGAAGGAAGCATTGGAAAATGACATTTACACTAGAGGTGCAGGTGGAAATTTCCCAAGAAATGTGGCGATTTCACCTTTATCAGGAGTTGAAATAGGAGAAAGCTTTGACGTAACTCCCTATGCTCTTGCAGTAAATAAGCATTTTCTTAGAAAAATAAACTCATACAAACTTCCAAGAAAATTGAAAGTTTCATTTTCTAATAATAATGAAGATTTATCACATGCTACAGTTGTAGATCAAGGGTTTATTGCAGTTAATAAGGATGGAAGAGAATATTTTAATGTATATATTGGTGGAGGAATTGGAAGAAATTCTAAGCTTGCTGTTTTGGCAGAAGAATTAGCCCATCCAAAGGATGTTTTATATCATGTAGAAGCAATAACTAGATTATTTATTGCAGAGGGAGATTATAATAATCCTGCAAAAGCTCGTATAAGATATATATTAGATAGAATGGGTGAAGATGAGTTTATAAAATGTTATAAACACCATTTAGCTGAAGTTAAAAAAGAAGAAAGTTTAGATCTAAATGTAGAAGCTATTGAGGGGAATAAAGTGGGACAAGAAAGTAATATAGAACATCCTAGACTTTTCCCTCAAAAACAGAAGGGGCTATATAGTGTATACTTCCATCCGATAGGAGGACAATTAAAAAGAGAAACATTAAAAGCACTTATAGATGAAATAGAAAATATAGAAGAAGTTCAAGTAAGATTATCTATGACAGAAGGCGTATTTATTAGAAATTTAAATTCAGCTGAAGCTGAAAAAGTCCTTAAATTAACTCAAGGAGTTGGCGGTGAAAGTAGAATAGAACAATCAGTTGCTTGTATTGGAGTTCCTACTTGTCAAATAGGAGCATTAAACGGACAAGGTACTTTAAAAGAGATAATAGATACTTTTAGAAAAGAAGGAATTACTAAAGATATTCTGCCAAGTGTTCATATATCTGGATGTCTTAATTCATGTGGAGTTCATGAGATAGGGGAAATCGGATTTTCAGGAAAATTAAAAAGAGTAGATAATGAATCACTTAACGTTTTTGAGGTGCATATAGGTGGAGCGCTAGGTGTAGGAAAAACTAAATTAGGCAAGTATTATGGAGATATACCAGAAAAAGAAGTTCCGAACTTTTTATTAGATATTGCAAAGAAAATAGATGGTGGTAACTTAGATTTCTATGCATGGTTAGAAAATAGAGAAGAAGAACTTAATGGGATATTTGAAAAATATTCAGTATAA
- a CDS encoding ABC transporter ATP-binding protein: MSLKIEAVSKKFISKSSETHTLQDINLSFKKGEFICLLGPSGCGKSTLLNIIAGLEKPTDGKVILNDQEIKGVGVDRAVMFQESALFPWLKVRDNVEFGMKIAGVPKEERREKALKYIKMVHLSKFQDSYIHQLSGGMRQRVALARALTLDSEVLLMDEPFSALDSQTKSILRLQLQKIWWETKKTIIFVTHNVEEAVLLGDRVIVMGANPGKVKKEFKIQLGRPREEGNVDVAKITSEIMSVLKEEVEKVAKAEYDSDWSIKESSVLYRLDNDLGAGL, translated from the coding sequence GTGAGTTTAAAAATTGAAGCAGTAAGCAAAAAATTTATTTCTAAGAGTAGTGAAACTCATACCTTGCAAGATATTAATCTTTCTTTTAAAAAAGGAGAATTCATATGTCTTTTAGGACCATCAGGTTGTGGAAAATCAACTCTGCTTAATATTATTGCGGGACTTGAGAAACCTACGGATGGGAAGGTTATTTTAAATGACCAAGAAATTAAAGGTGTTGGAGTAGATAGAGCAGTAATGTTCCAAGAATCTGCACTATTTCCATGGCTTAAGGTTAGAGATAATGTGGAATTTGGTATGAAAATAGCTGGGGTTCCTAAGGAAGAAAGAAGAGAAAAAGCTCTAAAATATATAAAAATGGTTCATTTGAGTAAATTTCAAGATTCATATATACATCAGTTATCAGGAGGAATGAGACAGAGAGTAGCTTTAGCTAGGGCTCTTACACTTGATTCTGAAGTGCTTTTAATGGATGAACCATTTTCAGCTTTAGATAGTCAGACTAAAAGTATTCTTAGACTTCAACTTCAAAAAATTTGGTGGGAAACTAAAAAAACAATAATTTTTGTTACTCATAATGTGGAAGAAGCTGTTCTTTTAGGAGATAGAGTTATAGTTATGGGAGCAAATCCAGGCAAAGTTAAAAAGGAGTTTAAAATACAATTAGGTAGACCTAGAGAAGAAGGAAATGTAGATGTTGCAAAAATAACATCAGAGATAATGAGTGTTCTTAAAGAGGAGGTGGAGAAGGTTGCAAAAGCAGAGTACGATAGTGATTGGAGTATTAAAGAAAGTTCTGTTTTATATAGGCTTGATAATGATTTGGGAGCTGGTTTATAA
- a CDS encoding GTP-binding protein, translating into MSNTRDNLNIVVVGHVDHGKSTLIGRLLYDTDSLPSGAIEKVKRISAEKGKSFEYAYLLDAFEEEQKQGITIDITMIQFFTKKRDYVIIDAPGHKEFLKNMISGAASAEAAILVVDAKEGIQEQSKRHGYILSLLGIKKVYVAVNKMDLVDYSEERFNEIQVQFNEFLNNLNIYPEKYIPISAFHGENIVTRSKKLSWYKGNAILEEMDIIEKEKGIESKPLRFPIQDVYKFDSRRIIAGRIEAGTLKAGDEITIYPSGKTTKVKTIEFWQEKDKTDVVTAGMSVGITVEDEFFNKRGEIICHKDEPVIVSNVFNANIFWLGKQPLYANKKYKLKLATEEVEFEVLSINKVIDAATLESKKDLSIINKNDVAEVTLKTKHAISFDEFSKLQATGRFVIIDGFDISGGGIISGVEDSLRREIKELKTNNLAIRKRLVTRKEREEKLNQKGKVIWLSGLPGCGKNEIAVKLEKKLFDLGKKVYYLDSSNIRFGLSSDLSFERQDAYEQTRRIAEVANLFADSGTITIVSAVSRFKEDREYAKDIIGKESYTEIFVEASSEICEKRNPNAFKGESVKEYLYEKSDYPTLSLYIDDAEFNSDKKAQAILEVLKL; encoded by the coding sequence GTGAGTAATACAAGGGATAATTTAAATATAGTTGTTGTTGGACACGTAGATCATGGTAAATCAACTCTTATTGGAAGATTACTTTATGATACAGATTCTCTTCCATCTGGGGCTATTGAAAAAGTAAAAAGGATATCAGCAGAGAAAGGAAAGTCTTTTGAATATGCATATCTTTTGGATGCTTTTGAGGAAGAACAAAAGCAAGGTATCACAATAGATATTACAATGATTCAATTTTTTACAAAGAAAAGGGATTATGTAATTATTGATGCACCTGGACATAAGGAATTTTTAAAGAATATGATATCAGGAGCAGCTAGTGCTGAGGCAGCAATTTTAGTGGTAGATGCTAAGGAAGGGATACAAGAACAATCTAAAAGACATGGATATATACTTTCACTATTAGGAATTAAAAAGGTATATGTTGCCGTAAATAAAATGGACTTAGTGGATTATTCTGAGGAAAGATTTAATGAGATTCAAGTACAGTTCAATGAATTCTTAAATAACCTTAATATTTATCCAGAGAAATATATTCCTATTTCAGCTTTTCATGGAGAAAATATAGTTACAAGATCTAAAAAGTTATCTTGGTACAAAGGTAATGCTATCCTTGAAGAAATGGATATAATCGAAAAGGAAAAAGGTATTGAGTCCAAGCCACTTAGGTTCCCTATTCAAGATGTATATAAGTTTGACTCTAGAAGAATAATAGCAGGAAGAATTGAGGCTGGAACACTAAAAGCTGGTGACGAAATAACAATATATCCTAGCGGAAAAACAACTAAAGTTAAAACTATAGAATTCTGGCAAGAAAAAGATAAAACAGATGTAGTTACAGCAGGGATGTCTGTAGGTATAACAGTTGAAGATGAGTTCTTTAATAAAAGAGGAGAAATAATCTGTCATAAGGATGAGCCTGTAATAGTATCAAATGTATTTAATGCTAATATATTTTGGCTTGGAAAACAACCTTTGTACGCAAATAAAAAATATAAGCTTAAGTTAGCTACTGAGGAAGTAGAGTTTGAAGTACTTTCTATAAATAAGGTGATAGATGCTGCAACATTAGAGAGTAAAAAAGATTTGTCTATAATAAATAAGAATGATGTAGCTGAAGTTACATTAAAAACAAAGCATGCAATAAGTTTTGATGAGTTTTCTAAGTTGCAAGCTACAGGAAGATTTGTAATTATAGATGGCTTTGATATAAGCGGTGGTGGAATTATATCAGGAGTTGAAGATTCTTTAAGAAGGGAAATAAAAGAACTTAAGACTAATAATCTTGCAATTAGAAAGAGACTTGTTACTAGAAAAGAAAGAGAAGAAAAACTTAATCAAAAAGGAAAAGTAATATGGTTATCTGGACTACCTGGTTGTGGTAAGAATGAAATAGCTGTAAAACTTGAAAAGAAGTTGTTTGATTTAGGCAAAAAGGTTTATTATCTGGATTCATCAAATATAAGATTTGGTTTAAGCTCAGACTTATCCTTTGAAAGACAAGATGCATATGAACAAACGAGGAGAATTGCTGAAGTTGCCAATCTTTTTGCGGATAGCGGAACTATAACTATAGTTTCTGCAGTAAGCAGATTTAAAGAAGATAGGGAATATGCAAAGGATATAATAGGAAAAGAAAGCTATACTGAAATATTTGTTGAAGCATCCTCTGAAATATGTGAAAAGAGAAATCCAAATGCATTTAAAGGTGAAAGTGTAAAAGAATATTTATATGAGAAATCTGATTATCCAACACTTTCATTATATATAGATGATGCAGAATTTAACTCAGATAAAAAGGCTCAAGCTATATTGGAAGTCTTAAAGCTATAG
- the hemC gene encoding hydroxymethylbilane synthase: MSLIIATRKSMLAQAQADKILELIKEKHNILGEKLLIVTEGDKRLDVTLDKIGGKGVFTKEIELALLDLSAHAAVHSMKDVPFALGDAFEIVAIPEREDVRDAFISSDGVEFKHLKKGARIGTSSIRRAAQLKALRSDIEILPLRGNVQTRIEKMHKEKLDGIILAAAGLKRLGIDDIVTNYFDAETFLPAVGQGALGIETLVNSDKKHLFKELDNKEVRCEVEAERSFMRTLNGGCHSLIGAYGKINGNELYLIGTYEVNGKIVKKDILGHKEENIRLGEELAKKILLG; encoded by the coding sequence ATGAGTTTAATTATAGCTACAAGAAAGAGTATGTTAGCGCAGGCTCAAGCAGATAAGATTTTGGAACTAATAAAAGAGAAGCATAATATTTTAGGTGAAAAGCTGTTAATAGTTACAGAAGGCGATAAAAGATTAGATGTAACTTTAGATAAAATAGGTGGAAAAGGTGTATTTACTAAGGAAATAGAACTTGCTCTATTGGACTTAAGTGCTCATGCTGCAGTTCATAGTATGAAGGATGTACCTTTTGCATTAGGAGATGCTTTTGAAATAGTTGCTATTCCGGAAAGAGAAGATGTGCGTGATGCATTTATTTCAAGTGATGGAGTTGAATTTAAGCATTTGAAAAAAGGAGCTAGAATAGGAACGAGTAGCATTAGAAGAGCAGCTCAATTAAAAGCTTTAAGAAGTGATATAGAAATACTACCATTAAGAGGCAATGTGCAAACAAGAATTGAGAAGATGCATAAGGAAAAGCTTGATGGAATTATCTTAGCTGCAGCAGGGCTTAAACGCTTAGGTATTGATGATATAGTGACTAATTATTTTGATGCAGAAACTTTTTTGCCAGCAGTAGGTCAAGGAGCATTAGGAATTGAAACACTTGTAAACAGCGATAAGAAACATTTATTTAAGGAATTAGATAATAAGGAAGTAAGATGTGAAGTTGAAGCAGAAAGAAGCTTTATGAGAACCCTTAATGGAGGATGTCATTCTCTAATAGGAGCTTACGGAAAGATTAATGGTAATGAATTATATTTGATTGGAACCTATGAGGTAAATGGGAAAATAGTTAAAAAGGATATTTTAGGGCATAAGGAAGAAAATATAAGACTTGGAGAAGAATTAGCTAAAAAAATTCTATTAGGCTAA